DNA from Daucus carota subsp. sativus chromosome 1, DH1 v3.0, whole genome shotgun sequence:
AGATTTAATACTAGTTGtatgtttttgtttttcagTCTTCCGACATGATTGAATCTGGATAGTAAAATGCTTTCCAAGTCCAAAACCGTGTGTTCAACAATTCGATTGAACACAACGCAAACTGAATTTCGCGATAATGCGCAAGATCTGCGATTCAAAAATGTGCGCTTTAGAGCGATTCTGAAATCATCCAAAAGGCACTAAAAGGCGCTAAAAGTGCTAAGAATTGCAAAAAGGCgctcataaaataaaaagaaggtTAAAAGGAGAAAAAACACACTTTAGAGTTTCATCTCTCAGATCTCAGCCGCTCAGCTTTTATTCACTCAACATCAAGTCTACTAGTTGAAGATGATGGAGTAAGAGAAGAGAATTTGAAGGGCAGAAGATTGAGCTACATAACACCACAGCTTTTGAAATAGAGAACCTTATTGATTAAGGCTTTATTATTGGCACTTTTATCATGTTATTTATGCTCTTTGTTATGTTTGAATGTCAAGAATATGTTTAGTACGGAGTATTActtatttgttagatatgtgaGTAACTGTTTTTTGGCCAAAAGGCGCGCAATTAACGGCGCTTCGCGAGTTGCGCCTCAAATCTGGGTCTTGCGCCTTTCTAAATTGTGCGCCTTAAACAACACTGACTGCTAGAAAAATTTTGACCATCCCCATGAGATTTTCGGGAAGCAAGTTAAAGTGCTCACTTGTTTTCTAGCTTGTATTTTCTTCAAGAAAtaagatattcaaaataaaaactgtCGCAGAAAATAGCAAAGTATCTAACCTGCTCCATAAGTTCTCTTACACCCCTTCCCTCTTTGTTGCTCTGAGCTGCACCTAACTCAACACCTGACACTCTCTCAGCAAACTTCAGTGTACTGATGGTTTCAGCATAGGATTCAACATCTGGATTGAGCTGTACAAACATAAGTGTCTTTGCCTGGCCACCTAGGAAATACATAATGCAAAAAGCAAGTTAGACATATAGCAATTAACAAACATATTGACCTACCATACTTTATGGTTTCGTTAAATCACATTTATAAAGAGCAATAACCCGATTCTTTCTATGTTCATCATAAATAAGAATCAATGCATAATTACCCAAAGAGCTTTGAAGAACTTGAGTTAATTTGCTGTTTCGGTATGGCACGTGTGGACTTTTTTGTGCCAAAGCAAATATCACATCACCTAGGGCAgataatgatttatttatatgttgCGCCTCACGTAGCCTGTCCCCAGTGGCTTCAGAGCGATCTACTCTTTCACTCCCAGCAAGATCTACCAGATGCAAATTGCCACGCAGAATTGTATTGGTCTTCAAATCCATACCTCGAACATGAACACTAAGAACACTGCAACAAAGGGATACaacataaattttgagaaaGCAAAAACTGTATAATGATCTCGAAAAATATCAGGTTTAACTTAAAAGAATATCGGGTTGCAAATAAATGTACCTATGAGATCGGCTACTTCTTTCATTTAGGGCTGTAGCACCAACAGCCCTATTCATTAATCCAATATTCATTAGTTCCAAGACATCCGACGTTGATTTCACGGGGTGCATGCTAGCATCAGGCACCGCCAAACCATTTGGTTGAGTAGAATTCCAAATTCCTAGAGTGTTGCAAGTTAAAGAAAACTAGAATCGCAACTTCTGCGTCTATTTGATGCTAAACAGCAATAAAATGGAAGATACGAGTAAAACTGAACTATTGCTAATTCAAAATGCGAAGGTAAAGGATATTTTTTCTGTTGACTGTTTCCCGTTAATAAATCGCGCACTTGTTCATTGTATATCTCGACCATCTGGACACTAACATCGTAGGTGATTGAACTTTTTCTGCTCTGTGACAGATGAAAGAGGTCATTCAGGGCACGATAGTTGACTCCCCAGTCCACTTTGGATGATAAATTTGGTCCTGTCTgcaaaaaaacaacaaattatAGCATACACATGGAGCAAATATATTGCacgcataaaaattattaaaagaaaaacttgTCAACATGTGAATCATAATTGTATCATACCATTGTGTAAGTCTTTCCAGAACCTGTTTGGCCGTATGCAAATATACAAACGTTGTATCCATCCAGAACCGACCGAATTAATTGTTGGGTGTCTAGAAAAACCTCCTCTGCAAAGatatattataacttatgaAATTCAGAAGTAAAACTAACACCAACAACTGGATTGAACTAATAACAACTGAAATCATATGTTCTTCAGCTAGTTGATACCTTGACTTGCCGTAGGACCAAAGACTTTATTGAACTTGAAAAGCCTGTGACTGGTCTTTCCCAGTTTTGATGGATTTTTTACCACCAAATCACCATTCTCGCCCATGTACTCAATGGTGGTTAGTTTCCGACTTTGTCCCGAAAGAAATGGTCTGATCCTACAATAAACTCTAATATTTCCTGCCAAATAAAGATTCAGGTAGCTTAGATTAGATAAAATTATTGAGAGCATAAACAACTCAACCATGATAATTAAGGAAAAACAAAATACCTTTCAAATCTTGGACTTCATTGTACAACTTCCTGTTTTCTTCTAGAACCACATGATAATTCTGAGCAGCCTCAACCAGGCTTGTAAGCTTCAATCCTGttaagaagatgaagatgagaaACTAAGCCGGAAAGTACAATGGCTATATATTGATTCAACATACTGTTGGGCTATCGAATGTACCTAAGTCATTGAGTTCCTCCATATGAAAATTTCGTATCTTCAGAATTTCTTGCTTTAAGGAGTTGGAAAGCATCCTTAAATCCTGAGTAGTTTGCATAACATATTATAAGATCATGAAATACACAGATTTACATAATTATAATCCAGATATACTAATCTATCAAAAACCTGCAGGGATCCAGAGTTCAAATCTAGGAATCTCTTATATCCAAGTTCTTTCCTTTTCCATCTCCTATATTTTGATTGTGTCGAGGCCTGATGCTCTTCCACCTTCTTCCTTGAATCAGCTAAAAGACACTCAAGCTCAGTTATCTTATTCTGTAACTCAACTTTAGCTTCTTTCGCCTGACTTTCCAGTTGAAAGCAATGTTTCTCATATGTCCTTTTTGTCACATCTAGTTCTTCCTGAAGTGTTATGACATGATTATCACTAGATTCTTTGAGCTTCAGTAGCCTAACTgcatcttcttcttcaagtttttttttctcCTCTATTTCCATTTTCTCCATCTGTGCATGCAACGTGCAATTGAATGAGCTAAGATAAACAAGATGATGAGCTAAGATTTAAATATGCCCAAAGTAAAAAGATTACTCTATGACAAATAGTAAACAAGCAACATCCCCCCATGATATCCAACTTTGCAGAAAACAAGCATCTTTTTTGTACTCCGATTCTATTTTATGCTGATGAACTGAATATGCTTGGACCTCACCACAATTAATCAGGGAGAGAAGACACCATTGAagttaatattacaaaaaagaGTAATACTACAGATTTTCTTGGTTATGGTGATACACATTCATATCAAAAAGGCCCGAAATCTGCTCCTTTGCATTAAAGTGATGTGGAAATATTGTAGTCAAAGAACTCATAAAATTGACCTTGGCATTTGCAAATACTCTAATCTGGACTCCGTAACCAGTAAAAATTGAGTAGTTACATGGTGACTTCTTTACAAGTCATGACTCAGGCTCAATTAGTAATATGAGGTATTAAAAGAAGTACATTGTTGGAAAGCAGCCAGCATACTACTTTGGAGAAACAGATCAAGTCGAATTGAGGATTAAAGATAGTCTTTGCATACATGTGTTGTTTATATAGTCTTAAAAGGAACCAAGCAACACGAAATTGGACTAGTTTAGCAATTTAATCTTTCTAACAAAATCAAAGGAATGTGTCTTGAATGAAGGACAATAAAAGTAAGACTCGTAGACAAGAAAAGCACCTTTGTTTTCTGAAGCTGATTCAGGACAACCTACACATACAACCAGACggtaaattcaaaaaaaaaacaaaataaatagaataaataataCTATATTTAGTCTATGTGCACATTCCCTTTAAATAGCACCTCATTTTCTTCTGTGGTCCCTGTTGCAAGTGTTTCTAGTACTCTTATCTTTGTTTGAAGCTTCTCCTCACGAGACTTGTAAGTACACTTTTGCTGCAGTCAAGTACTAagctattaatataattatacacagGAAAATTTAATATGACCATAAGCAAAACTGTGATATTACAAAATACTGTGTATACCTTTCTCAAGTTTTCAGCTTGCCTAAAAAACCTTTGGTCCATCTCTTGGATTACAACTTTTAATAAAGAGGCTACACGCTGAAAACatagttttagttaaaataCAAAACACAACGAAGGGAACTAGCTACataacttaaataaaatatttctggGTGCCACACTATGACAGTCCTGGGTGCAATATTAAGTTTCATACATTGGGAATATCTCCATTTTTTCTTTCTATATTTTCATCCAAAATCTTCTTAGCAACACTGAGAAGTGACCGAGTAGACGCATTCTGCACAATGCACATAAAAGTTGTCAAAAGAATAATGCATAATTAGCTTATTAAACATAGCACACGTGTAGGTGTGAATTAAGCAAACAAGGAGATAATACTACAATTCAAACATATGTAGACATGACTAATTCGACCAAAAGAACACAGACAGGGCAAAAGGCATAAAGCGGACAATGTGCACCGCACACTTTCCTAATCAGTGTGGGTTTGGTGCAAAGATTTATGAATGGACTGGTGCAGTCTGGTCATTGTGAATGCTCCTGAAGCATTTAAAGCACATCATTACTTACTACTAACTAGGACTGCCTCTCATAGGTGTACAATATATCATTTGTTTAATCTATTATTATCAATCCAAGACATGTATTTCTATCTTGGTAGTAGTAATAATACTAATACTTACTAATATtagttataataaataatatttagtcATAATGGGctgttttttaaattataaaatcatgacAGGACAGCAGTTACGATGCAGTATAATCGGTATAGTGGTTCACAGTACATTTGAAAGGCTGTTAGTGTTCGATGAAGTACCAGCACATATGCTTTAAGGAAAAACTGCAAAACCAAATTACGTGCTACGAGAATCCCCTCATACAGCATTATCTCAAAACATAACGGAGAAATAGCTATCATAGTTACCTCTATACTGTTCACTTTCAACAACTCAGAAATCTCTGCAGCAGAAACATCAGCAAAACATCCATCCATCGAGTTAAAAGGATCACGGGACTTGTTTCCAGTATTAAGTGTATCAGTCAATGGTCCTATGATCCACcaaaaataaagtattaaaacacAAAGTAAGCATACAGTCTTATTATGAAAAAAACTTATCAAATTTTGCATACCAGCAGAAGCTTTAGTCTAGTTAGAGTCTAAAAGTTGTGATCTAAAGTGATATTTCAAGAGAAAGACTATTTTAGCATGTCTTTGTGTCGAACTTGGGAACAAAGTCAGCTACAGTTAGAATAACCTATATTTGCAATGACAAATAATTTTCTCCATATTAGAACCATGGGGAGCATTTGTGTGCTTAACTAGTCATAATTGGCACGACACTAGCTTGCAACCAAATTATCTTCTTCCATATTAGATTGGAACTTTAATTTAAAACAGTGTGTGCTTGTACTTGTATTTGGactgaattaataaataaattttcaaattttattatattcaattacTAACAGTAGCAAAATAAACACTGGAATTATACCTTGAATTGAACCATTTAAGTTGTTACCTGGGTGGTCATTAACATCACGAAGAGCTTCATTTAAGCCATTGGACTCCATGTTTTCAGTCAAAAACACTTCCGAGTGTGAATTCATGTCAAACTAGGTAGATATATCTGTCTCGATAGATCTACTATGGACATACAGCAAGTAATCC
Protein-coding regions in this window:
- the LOC108204994 gene encoding kinesin-like protein KIN-14J, with amino-acid sequence MNSHSEVFLTENMESNGLNEALRDVNDHPGPLTDTLNTGNKSRDPFNSMDGCFADVSAAEISELLKVNSIENASTRSLLSVAKKILDENIERKNGDIPNRVASLLKVVIQEMDQRFFRQAENLRKQKCTYKSREEKLQTKIRVLETLATGTTEENEVVLNQLQKTKMEKMEIEEKKKLEEEDAVRLLKLKESSDNHVITLQEELDVTKRTYEKHCFQLESQAKEAKVELQNKITELECLLADSRKKVEEHQASTQSKYRRWKRKELGYKRFLDLNSGSLQDLRMLSNSLKQEILKIRNFHMEELNDLGLKLTSLVEAAQNYHVVLEENRKLYNEVQDLKGNIRVYCRIRPFLSGQSRKLTTIEYMGENGDLVVKNPSKLGKTSHRLFKFNKVFGPTASQEEVFLDTQQLIRSVLDGYNVCIFAYGQTGSGKTYTMTGPNLSSKVDWGVNYRALNDLFHLSQSRKSSITYDVSVQMVEIYNEQVRDLLTGNSQQKNLGIWNSTQPNGLAVPDASMHPVKSTSDVLELMNIGLMNRAVGATALNERSSRSHSVLSVHVRGMDLKTNTILRGNLHLVDLAGSERVDRSEATGDRLREAQHINKSLSALGDVIFALAQKSPHVPYRNSKLTQVLQSSLGGQAKTLMFVQLNPDVESYAETISTLKFAERVSGVELGAAQSNKEGRGVRELMEQVAILKDAVASKDEEISLLLAKTNLSAEKRALSLPSYGSSSPRRHSIGSPRSNRRISGCRSPKVFGKAASDIEKSSEDSDKHSEAESRLSDDLRHNKEFSQLSRPAAIDATLGLTEEVVSRIPSVHKRHNSNDDFELLGFGDAESEGRLSDISDGVLSMATETDGSIASIVEYTLFPEASLSTSEVITESTIPAAESTKPPVEKSSVSARVPRPAQKPSQGSSRMSSSRSSTKVLPSSKKPATGSSSIVKSNSASSLLKSGRRRL